GGGTGATCGGCGGGTACGACGTACCGGCGATCTGGACCCGGTCGGACGACCCGGCGCAGGCGGCGCAGATCGTGGCGGCGGCCGAGCGGGCTCTGACCACCGTTGGTCCCGGCTCCTTCGATGCCACCCGAGCCCGGCTGTTGGCCACGATCGCGGTGGAATCACGTGGTACGCGCGGCGGACGCGGACCCGAGGCGGCCCGCCAGGCGCAGCGGATCGCCCGCCGGCTGGGCGACCCCACCCTGCTCGCGTTCGCGCTCAACGGCATGTTCATGCAGACCTTCCACCGCGCCGGCCTGGCCGCCGCGCGCGACGAGATCGGCGCCGAACTGGTCGCGATCTCCGCCCGCAACGGTCTGCCGACGTACGAGATCCTCGGCCGGCTCGTCCGGATGCAGGCGTGCGGCGGGCTGGCCGACTTCGCTGCCGCAGACCGGCACGCCGCTGCCGCCGACGAGCTCGCCGAGCGGTACGACCGGCCGCTGGTCGGGGTGTTCACTTGTTGGTATCGGGCGCTGCGGCTGGCCGCGACCGGGTCGCCGACGCGGATCGCCGAGGCCGCCTACCGCGATGCGGCGGAGCGGCTCGCCACCGCCGGCATGCCCGGCGTCGAGCAGGGTCTGCTCCCGTTGACGCTGTTGTGCCTGCGGGTCTGGCACGGTGAGCGGGCCGGTTTCGACGACGACACCGACTGGGGTCCCTACCGGCCGTGGGCGCGTCCGCTCGTGCTGCTGGCCCGGGACCGGCCGGCCGACGCGTCGGCAGCGCTGCGGCAGATCCCGGATCCGCCGCGCGATCTGCTGCTCGAGGCACGGTGGTGCCTCACCGCCCAGGCCGCGATCGCCCTCGATGACCGTACGGTGATGAATCGTGCCCGGACCGCGCTCGCGCCCGCGGCGGGCGAGCTGGCCGGGGCGGGCAGCGGCGTACTCACCGCCGGTCCCGTCGCCGATGTTCTCGACCGTCTCGACGCGGCACTCGGTCGATGAGACGTTCGAGAACCTGCTGTTCCAGCGCCCCGCCGCGACGGAGAGGCGAACGGTTCCGCCCGTCGCCACCGATCAGGGCGCTGGATTCGCGCTCAGTCGAAGACACCGAGGCGGACCAGCGCGTCGCGGGCAAGACGGAACCCAACGATCCCGACGATCCATGACATGGCGTTGCGCCCCAGCGATGCCGCACCATCGCCGTGTGCGGCGTCACGCCGGACGGCGGCCGGTGGTCACGCCGGCCCTAGGACGCTTGGCGGACGGGCATGTCGGCCAGCCAGACGTCGGCCAGGTCGCTGAGGGGGACGGCGAGTGCCTGGCTGAGGCAGACCACGGTGCCGAACGCTGGTGCGGGGAGCCGGCCGGCCTCGATCTTGCGCAGCGTCTCCGGAGAGATTCCGGCCGCCAGGGCCACCTCGACGAGGCTACGGCCGGCGCGCGCGACCCGCAGGGCGGCACCGAGGCGTTGGCCCGCCGCGATCTGTTCGGCGGTGAGCGGTTGGCGAACCATACGAGCAGGATAGACCCTGCGGAGCGGCCCCGACTCGATGTGGTATAAAAATACCGCCAGGGAGAGGGAGGCTGTCGTGATCGAGCTCAAGTCCGCCGAGGAGATCGA
The sequence above is a segment of the Solwaraspora sp. WMMD406 genome. Coding sequences within it:
- a CDS encoding BTAD domain-containing putative transcriptional regulator, encoding MQVSFGVLGPVVAWDGDGEVIDLKGPKHRAVLARLIVARGQVVPVDRLVEDLWPEPQPGAVSAVRTFVAALRRALEPQRPPRQPARLLVTDGPGYALRPTPDAVDAWRFEEAVAAASSAPPRAALDRLDRALARWRGPAYAGFDDEPWAPVERSRLDQLRLNAVEQRAAALLDLGRAAEAVPDLDAHVAGHPWREEAWRLLALALYRAGRQRDALAVLRRARRLLLDELGIDPGLRLRQLEADILRQTERVDDGPGPAAPDRLWAQTLAAYDRTVPAGSGARLESTVGLLRSLAVTGAGGLEAAREQRITAIVVAEQVGDPELTARVIGGYDVPAIWTRSDDPAQAAQIVAAAERALTTVGPGSFDATRARLLATIAVESRGTRGGRGPEAARQAQRIARRLGDPTLLAFALNGMFMQTFHRAGLAAARDEIGAELVAISARNGLPTYEILGRLVRMQACGGLADFAAADRHAAAADELAERYDRPLVGVFTCWYRALRLAATGSPTRIAEAAYRDAAERLATAGMPGVEQGLLPLTLLCLRVWHGERAGFDDDTDWGPYRPWARPLVLLARDRPADASAALRQIPDPPRDLLLEARWCLTAQAAIALDDRTVMNRARTALAPAAGELAGAGSGVLTAGPVADVLDRLDAALGR
- a CDS encoding helix-turn-helix transcriptional regulator; its protein translation is MVRQPLTAEQIAAGQRLGAALRVARAGRSLVEVALAAGISPETLRKIEAGRLPAPAFGTVVCLSQALAVPLSDLADVWLADMPVRQAS